From a single Agrobacterium tumefaciens genomic region:
- a CDS encoding DMT family transporter: protein MTSQTGFSDVAKGMTIMAGCMFVLPVMDAIAKYMAVSGGMSPAQVTFYRFFFQVVCTLPLLLLVSPKALFSAKRPWMNCLRGVLHASASLMFFAAVKYMPLADVFAIYFVEPFMLTMMSALFLGDKVGWKRWTAIVVGFGGALIVIQPSFEIFGWTSLLPVACAFLYTLYLFLNRAIGDADSPLVMQTMSGIAGTIFMGAVLLAGDALGDKDFTMSLPQSGFALVLLILLGSISGYMHLLIVRAFRLAPLSLLAPFQYFEIISATVLGYALFSDFPTPSKWLGILIIVASGLFIIWRESKQAQATPPLDGQ from the coding sequence ATGACCAGCCAGACCGGTTTCAGCGACGTCGCCAAGGGCATGACCATCATGGCGGGCTGCATGTTCGTGTTGCCGGTCATGGATGCGATTGCCAAATATATGGCGGTCAGCGGCGGCATGTCGCCGGCGCAGGTGACCTTTTACCGCTTCTTCTTTCAGGTGGTTTGCACCCTGCCGCTGCTGCTCTTGGTCTCGCCGAAAGCCCTGTTCAGCGCTAAACGCCCGTGGATGAACTGTCTGCGCGGTGTGCTGCATGCCTCGGCAAGCCTGATGTTCTTTGCCGCCGTCAAGTACATGCCGCTCGCCGATGTCTTTGCAATCTATTTCGTCGAGCCCTTCATGTTGACGATGATGTCGGCCCTCTTCCTCGGTGACAAAGTCGGCTGGAAGCGCTGGACGGCGATCGTCGTCGGTTTCGGCGGTGCGTTGATCGTCATTCAGCCGAGTTTTGAAATCTTCGGCTGGACCTCATTGCTGCCGGTCGCCTGCGCCTTTCTCTATACGCTTTACCTGTTCCTGAACCGCGCCATCGGCGATGCCGACAGTCCGCTGGTCATGCAGACCATGTCCGGCATTGCCGGAACGATCTTCATGGGCGCGGTGCTTCTGGCCGGTGATGCGCTGGGCGACAAAGATTTCACGATGTCGCTTCCGCAATCCGGCTTTGCGCTTGTCCTGCTCATCCTGTTGGGGTCGATATCCGGCTACATGCACCTGCTGATTGTCAGGGCTTTCAGGCTTGCGCCGCTGTCGCTTCTGGCGCCGTTCCAGTATTTCGAGATCATCTCGGCGACGGTTCTCGGTTATGCGCTGTTTTCGGATTTCCCGACGCCGTCAAAATGGCTCGGCATCCTCATCATCGTCGCATCCGGCCTGTTCATCATCTGGCGGGAAAGCAAGCAGGCCCAAGCCACCCCGCCGCTCGACGGGCAATGA
- a CDS encoding phytoene/squalene synthase family protein: MAPTENLDVCLATLRDTDRDRYLACLLSPADRRNSLAALYAFNAEIARIRDSVREALPGEVRMQWWRDLLEGNAHGDSLSHPVAAALLTVIEQYRLPRPVLANMIEARIFDLYDDLFEDRNALEGYAGETASALIQLASLVLSAEDAPASAEAAGHAGVAQAMAGILLLMPLHRRRGQVYIPADMLSAAGLDRETFLEGDDRQRIGIAIELFAAHALDHLEKARRAKISRAVFAAYLPVALSGPVIVAARKAGVGVFDGELQLSQLRRQWLLAKASLLKRF, from the coding sequence ATGGCACCCACAGAAAATCTTGACGTCTGCCTCGCGACGCTGCGCGACACCGATCGCGACCGCTATCTCGCCTGTCTTCTGTCTCCCGCCGATAGACGCAATTCTCTGGCGGCGCTTTACGCTTTTAATGCTGAAATTGCGCGTATCCGCGATTCCGTGCGCGAGGCGTTGCCCGGCGAAGTTCGCATGCAATGGTGGCGCGATCTGCTTGAGGGCAATGCGCATGGCGACAGTCTGTCCCATCCCGTTGCCGCGGCTCTTTTGACGGTTATCGAGCAATATCGCCTGCCGCGTCCGGTGCTGGCCAATATGATCGAGGCGCGCATCTTCGATCTCTATGACGATCTGTTCGAGGATCGCAACGCGCTTGAGGGTTATGCCGGGGAGACCGCTTCCGCCCTGATTCAGCTGGCGAGCCTCGTGCTGTCGGCGGAAGACGCTCCGGCAAGTGCGGAGGCGGCCGGACATGCGGGCGTCGCGCAGGCCATGGCCGGAATTCTGCTGCTGATGCCGCTGCATCGCCGTCGCGGGCAGGTCTATATTCCCGCCGACATGCTCTCGGCCGCCGGGCTTGATCGTGAGACCTTTCTCGAAGGTGACGACAGGCAACGCATCGGCATCGCCATTGAGCTATTTGCCGCCCATGCGCTCGATCATCTGGAAAAGGCAAGACGCGCGAAGATTTCCAGGGCCGTCTTTGCCGCCTATCTGCCTGTTGCCCTGTCTGGACCGGTTATCGTCGCCGCCAGAAAGGCCGGGGTGGGCGTGTTCGACGGTGAGTTGCAGCTGTCGCAGCTTCGCCGGCAATGGCTGCTGGCAAAGGCGTCGCTCCTGAAGCGCTTCTGA
- a CDS encoding Mth938-like domain-containing protein, translated as MAGGIEIRPAHFPGRAPIDAYGNGGFRFADMSHRGSLLLVPSGIHGWEPVDAKELTVGHFEKVLAEAQDIEVLLIGTGDGMRVLPKELRAAFKEAGISVDPMSTGAAVRTYNIMLSESRAVAAALIAVEG; from the coding sequence ATGGCCGGCGGGATCGAAATACGCCCGGCCCATTTTCCCGGCCGGGCGCCCATCGATGCCTATGGCAATGGCGGTTTCCGTTTTGCCGACATGTCGCATCGCGGCTCGCTTCTGCTCGTGCCTTCCGGCATTCATGGCTGGGAGCCGGTCGATGCGAAAGAATTGACCGTCGGGCATTTCGAAAAGGTTCTGGCGGAAGCGCAGGACATTGAGGTGCTGTTGATCGGTACGGGTGACGGCATGCGTGTTCTGCCGAAGGAACTGCGCGCCGCCTTTAAGGAGGCGGGCATTTCGGTCGATCCAATGAGCACGGGTGCTGCCGTGCGCACCTATAATATCATGCTTTCGGAATCGCGCGCCGTAGCTGCGGCGCTGATTGCCGTCGAAGGCTGA
- the secDF gene encoding protein translocase subunit SecDF yields MLHFSRWKTVFIWLLVLASVFIASPNLFSEKQLESMPAWYKDNKVTLGLDLQGGSHIMLKIERSDIVKERLETIVGDVRTQLRDANIRYSGLAGNGQQIQVRISDPAQLEAAKTALRDLTQPVSAGTLVGGSITEVTMSDGGDNLLRLNLTDEGVDYRLSSAVSQSIEVVRRRVDEVGTTEPLIQRQGSDRIIVQVPGLQDPQRLKSLLNQTAKLSFRMVDTTMPVQEAMNGRPPATSEVLYSQDDPPVPYLVERRALVSGDNLVDSQASFNQQTNEPVVTFRFDSRGAQRFAQATQQNVGKPFAIVLDNQVISAPVIREPIIGGSGQISGNFSVQGANDLAVLLRAGALPATLTVVEERTVGPSLGNDSITAGLTASAIGAVGVLIFMFVFYGFFGLLANIALIVNVVMLLAVLSVIGSTLTLPGIAGIVLTIGMAVDSNVLIYERIREEVKSGKPLIQSLDNGFTRAFATIIDANLTTLIVASVLFYMGTGPVKGFAVTLAVGIITTVFTAYTLTAWMFGYWVRRSRPKHLPKGVRTAMFDGRDIPFMRYRRVVFMITGAIMLACVGGFMAKGLNLGIDFQGGSVIEVRAKQGEADLADIRDRLNQLNLGEIQAQNFGTPQDVLIRIQAQDGGENAEQSAITLVRGELEDKYDFRRVEVVGPAVSGDLTYTSTIGILLAMTGIMIYIWVRFEWQFALGAVISMVHDVVFTIGLFVFLGIEFNLTSIAAILTIIGYSLNDTVVIYDRIRENLRRYKKMPLSMVIDVSLNQTLSRTILTGLTVLLALLALYLFGGEVIRSFTFAMLFGVGIGVFSSLYIAAPVLIAFKLRPDSKDAEDEKDEKPGNAIGGKPAV; encoded by the coding sequence ATGCTTCATTTTTCCCGTTGGAAAACAGTCTTCATCTGGCTGCTTGTGCTGGCAAGCGTCTTCATCGCCTCTCCTAACCTGTTTTCGGAAAAACAGCTGGAGAGCATGCCTGCCTGGTACAAGGACAACAAGGTAACGCTCGGTCTCGACCTTCAGGGCGGCTCGCACATCATGCTCAAGATCGAGCGTTCCGACATTGTCAAGGAACGGCTTGAGACGATTGTCGGCGATGTGCGCACGCAGCTTCGCGACGCCAATATCCGCTATTCGGGGCTTGCCGGCAACGGCCAGCAGATTCAGGTTCGCATCAGCGACCCCGCCCAGCTGGAAGCCGCCAAGACGGCGCTTCGCGATCTTACGCAGCCGGTATCCGCTGGAACGCTGGTCGGCGGTTCCATCACCGAAGTGACGATGAGCGATGGCGGCGACAATCTGCTGCGGCTCAACCTCACCGACGAAGGCGTTGATTACCGCCTGTCATCGGCCGTGTCGCAGTCGATCGAAGTCGTGCGCCGCCGCGTCGACGAAGTTGGCACCACCGAGCCGCTCATCCAGCGTCAGGGTTCTGACCGCATCATCGTGCAGGTGCCGGGCCTTCAGGATCCGCAGCGCCTGAAATCGCTTCTCAACCAGACGGCAAAGCTGTCCTTCCGCATGGTGGACACCACCATGCCGGTGCAGGAAGCGATGAATGGCCGTCCGCCCGCAACCTCAGAAGTTCTCTATTCACAGGACGATCCGCCGGTTCCCTATCTGGTGGAGCGTCGTGCTCTCGTTTCCGGCGACAATCTCGTGGATTCGCAGGCGAGCTTCAACCAGCAGACCAACGAGCCGGTCGTTACCTTCCGCTTCGACAGCCGCGGCGCGCAGCGCTTTGCGCAGGCGACGCAGCAGAATGTCGGCAAGCCTTTCGCCATCGTGCTTGATAACCAGGTGATTTCCGCACCTGTCATCCGCGAGCCGATCATCGGCGGTTCGGGGCAGATTTCCGGTAATTTCTCGGTGCAGGGTGCAAACGACCTCGCGGTTCTCTTGCGTGCGGGCGCACTTCCGGCCACGCTGACCGTCGTTGAAGAACGCACCGTCGGCCCGAGTCTTGGTAACGACTCCATCACGGCGGGTCTCACGGCAAGCGCCATCGGCGCCGTCGGCGTCCTCATCTTCATGTTCGTCTTCTACGGCTTCTTCGGCCTGCTGGCGAACATCGCTCTCATCGTCAACGTCGTCATGCTGCTCGCGGTCCTCAGTGTGATCGGATCGACACTGACCTTGCCGGGTATTGCCGGTATCGTCTTGACCATCGGCATGGCCGTGGATTCCAACGTTCTGATCTATGAGCGAATACGCGAGGAGGTGAAGAGCGGCAAACCGCTGATCCAGTCGCTGGATAACGGCTTCACCCGCGCCTTTGCGACCATTATCGACGCCAACCTGACGACGCTCATCGTGGCGAGCGTGCTGTTCTACATGGGCACCGGTCCGGTCAAGGGCTTCGCGGTCACGCTGGCCGTCGGTATCATCACCACCGTCTTCACGGCCTATACGCTGACCGCTTGGATGTTTGGCTACTGGGTTCGTCGCAGCCGCCCGAAACATCTGCCGAAGGGTGTCCGCACCGCCATGTTCGATGGCCGGGACATTCCGTTCATGCGCTACCGCCGCGTGGTGTTCATGATCACCGGCGCCATCATGCTTGCCTGCGTCGGCGGTTTCATGGCCAAGGGTCTGAACCTCGGTATCGACTTCCAGGGCGGTTCGGTGATCGAAGTGCGCGCCAAGCAGGGCGAGGCGGATCTTGCTGATATTCGCGATCGTCTGAACCAGCTCAATCTGGGTGAAATCCAGGCGCAGAACTTCGGTACGCCGCAGGATGTTCTCATTCGTATCCAGGCGCAGGACGGCGGCGAAAATGCCGAGCAGTCCGCCATCACCCTGGTGCGCGGTGAGCTTGAGGACAAATATGATTTCCGCCGCGTGGAAGTCGTCGGTCCGGCCGTGTCGGGTGACCTTACCTATACGTCCACGATTGGCATCCTGCTCGCCATGACGGGGATCATGATCTATATCTGGGTGCGCTTCGAATGGCAGTTCGCGCTCGGCGCGGTCATCTCGATGGTGCATGACGTGGTCTTTACCATCGGCCTTTTCGTCTTCCTGGGGATAGAGTTCAACCTCACCAGTATCGCGGCGATCCTGACGATTATCGGTTATTCGCTGAACGATACCGTGGTGATCTACGACCGTATCCGCGAAAACCTCAGGCGATATAAAAAGATGCCGCTGTCGATGGTCATCGACGTGTCGCTGAACCAGACGCTGTCACGCACCATCCTCACTGGTTTGACGGTGCTTCTGGCGCTGCTCGCGCTCTACCTCTTCGGCGGTGAGGTTATCAGGTCCTTCACCTTCGCCATGCTGTTCGGTGTCGGTATCGGCGTGTTCTCTTCACTCTATATCGCCGCGCCGGTGCTGATCGCCTTCAAGCTGCGTCCCGACAGCAAGGATGCGGAAGACGAAAAGGATGAAAAGCCCGGTAACGCCATCGGCGGCAAGCCTGCCGTCTGA
- the yajC gene encoding preprotein translocase subunit YajC: protein MFISQAFAQDATGGASAFGSGLEMLFLFAPLMVVWYFFLIRPQRAQMKKRQETLTSIRRGDQVVLGGGIVGKVTKVIDDSELEVEIAEGVKIRAARAYIAEVRVKGEVVKTEAAS, encoded by the coding sequence ATGTTCATTAGTCAAGCTTTTGCCCAGGACGCAACGGGCGGCGCATCGGCCTTCGGTTCCGGCCTGGAAATGCTTTTCCTGTTTGCGCCCCTTATGGTCGTCTGGTACTTTTTCCTCATCCGCCCGCAGCGCGCGCAGATGAAGAAGCGCCAGGAAACGCTGACCAGCATTCGCCGTGGCGATCAGGTCGTTCTTGGCGGCGGCATCGTTGGCAAGGTGACCAAGGTCATCGACGACAGTGAACTCGAAGTCGAAATCGCCGAAGGCGTGAAAATCCGCGCTGCCCGCGCTTATATTGCCGAAGTGCGTGTGAAGGGTGAAGTGGTCAAGACGGAAGCCGCTTCCTGA
- a CDS encoding ATP-binding protein, which translates to MIREETATLLLAELRRLNVAVERLAGPGPAVNDWNAADCFVWSPVNSFLQPVPRPNRIALKLIRGVDHVRDILHENTLRFADGFPANNVLLWGARGMGKSSLVKAVHEDVRTASGVPLKLVEVHREDIHTLPALLDILKISDQRVILFCDDLSFDHDDTAYKSLKAALDGGIEGRPDNVLFYATSNRRHLLPRHMMENEQSTAINPSEAVEEKVSLSDRFGLWLGFHKCGQEDYLTMIDSYAEHFDLGLDRQTLHHEALEWATTRGGRSGRVAWQYIQDAAGRLRKSIDR; encoded by the coding sequence ATGATTCGAGAAGAAACGGCCACCCTGCTTCTTGCCGAACTGCGCCGGCTGAACGTTGCCGTGGAGCGGCTGGCCGGCCCGGGCCCCGCCGTAAACGACTGGAATGCGGCCGATTGTTTTGTCTGGTCGCCGGTCAATTCCTTCCTGCAACCGGTCCCCCGCCCCAACCGCATCGCGCTCAAACTCATTCGCGGCGTCGATCATGTGCGTGACATCCTGCATGAAAACACCCTGCGTTTCGCCGATGGTTTTCCCGCCAACAACGTGTTGCTGTGGGGCGCACGCGGCATGGGCAAGTCCTCACTGGTCAAGGCGGTTCACGAAGATGTGCGCACTGCAAGCGGCGTTCCCCTGAAACTGGTGGAAGTGCATCGTGAGGATATCCACACCCTGCCCGCTTTGCTCGACATACTGAAAATCTCGGATCAGCGCGTCATCCTGTTCTGCGACGATCTCTCCTTCGATCACGACGACACGGCCTACAAATCGCTGAAGGCGGCGCTCGATGGTGGTATCGAAGGGCGGCCGGATAATGTCCTGTTCTATGCGACCTCCAACCGCCGCCATCTGCTGCCACGCCACATGATGGAAAACGAACAATCGACCGCCATCAACCCGTCGGAAGCGGTAGAGGAAAAAGTCTCTCTATCGGATCGCTTCGGCCTGTGGCTCGGCTTCCACAAATGCGGCCAGGAAGACTATCTGACGATGATCGACAGCTATGCCGAACACTTCGATCTGGGACTGGATCGGCAAACCCTGCATCACGAAGCACTGGAATGGGCGACCACCCGTGGCGGCCGCTCCGGCCGCGTTGCGTGGCAATATATTCAGGACGCCGCCGGCCGCTTGAGGAAATCCATCGACCGATAA